One stretch of Amycolatopsis sp. NBC_00345 DNA includes these proteins:
- a CDS encoding alpha/beta hydrolase produces the protein MAIPPQIRAQAAAAQLLFWLPRPVRRLLAGPPLRRDGQELALDAQLLLRLQKLNGGGLVNGSVEQSRALLELGSHLVSGKRIEPVSTREIKIPADGGPLDATLYTPAGLPEPSGLLVFFHGGGWVVGSRATHDNSSRYLAKHAGVRVLSVEYRLAPEHPFPAAAEDALAAFAYAHAKAGELGADPDRIAVGGDSAGGNLAAVVALETTRAGGPAPAFQLLIYPAVDFTTRRRSRELFGTDLFLTDEGMKWFEGHYVPEGTDLADPRLSPLLASDHSGLPPAFVVTAGFDPLRDEGEAYAEKLRAAGVQVALSRQADLIHGFLSFTGVGSRFREAVAEMAGALRLGLAETKTQA, from the coding sequence ATGGCGATCCCGCCCCAGATCCGCGCCCAGGCCGCCGCCGCCCAGCTGCTGTTCTGGCTGCCGCGCCCCGTCCGGCGGCTGCTCGCCGGTCCGCCGCTGCGCCGTGACGGCCAGGAACTCGCCCTCGACGCCCAGCTGCTGCTGCGGCTGCAGAAGCTGAACGGCGGCGGACTGGTCAACGGCTCGGTGGAGCAGTCCCGCGCGCTGCTCGAACTGGGCTCGCACCTGGTCAGCGGGAAGCGGATCGAGCCCGTCTCCACGCGTGAGATCAAGATCCCCGCGGACGGCGGCCCGCTCGACGCGACGCTGTACACCCCCGCCGGGCTGCCTGAGCCCTCCGGCCTGCTGGTGTTCTTCCACGGTGGCGGCTGGGTCGTGGGCAGCCGCGCGACCCACGACAACTCCTCCCGCTACCTGGCCAAGCACGCCGGGGTCCGAGTGCTGTCGGTCGAGTACCGGCTGGCGCCGGAGCACCCGTTCCCGGCGGCGGCGGAGGACGCGCTCGCGGCGTTCGCCTACGCGCACGCCAAAGCCGGCGAACTCGGCGCGGACCCGGACCGCATCGCCGTGGGCGGGGACAGCGCGGGCGGCAACCTCGCCGCGGTCGTGGCGCTGGAGACGACCCGGGCGGGCGGCCCGGCGCCGGCGTTCCAGCTGCTGATCTACCCCGCGGTGGACTTCACCACCCGACGGCGCTCGCGGGAGCTGTTCGGCACCGACCTGTTCCTCACCGACGAGGGCATGAAGTGGTTCGAAGGCCACTACGTGCCCGAGGGCACCGACCTGGCCGACCCACGCCTGTCGCCACTGCTCGCGTCCGACCACAGTGGACTGCCGCCGGCCTTCGTCGTCACCGCCGGGTTCGACCCGCTGCGCGACGAAGGCGAGGCGTACGCGGAAAAGCTGCGCGCCGCGGGGGTTCAGGTGGCGCTGAGCCGGCAGGCGGACCTGATCCACGGCTTCCTGAGCTTCACCGGGGTCGGCAGCCGCTTCCGCGAGGCCGTCGCCGAGATGGCCGGCGCGCTGCGGCTCGGCCTGGCCGAGACGAAGACCCAAGCGTAG
- a CDS encoding nuclear transport factor 2 family protein: protein MTHSAEMPAVVDRYFAAVNARDWAAIAPCFTEDAEFWMLGARTARGGAEIAEQLRKSLEPLPETNDEVVRVAADGTLVLAELVFRARTPAGDSIRLNAADVFELTPGGEAITRVSNWSGSPRQAG from the coding sequence ATGACACACAGTGCAGAGATGCCCGCGGTGGTGGACCGGTACTTCGCCGCCGTGAACGCCCGCGACTGGGCCGCGATCGCCCCCTGCTTCACCGAAGACGCCGAGTTCTGGATGCTCGGCGCCCGGACGGCGCGCGGAGGGGCGGAGATCGCCGAACAGCTGCGCAAGTCCCTGGAGCCATTGCCCGAGACGAACGACGAGGTCGTCCGGGTGGCCGCCGACGGCACCTTGGTGCTGGCCGAGCTGGTGTTCCGGGCTCGCACCCCGGCGGGCGACTCGATTCGGCTGAACGCGGCCGACGTCTTCGAGCTGACTCCCGGCGGTGAGGCCATCACCCGCGTCTCGAACTGGTCCGGCTCGCCGCGGCAGGCAGGCTGA
- a CDS encoding catalase, protein MNKPTTNNVGIPIASDNDSLTIGANGPILLQDHYLIEKNAQFNRERVPERVVHAKGGGAFGFLEVTEDVSQYTKAALFQPGVRTESLIRFSTVAGESGSPDTWRDPRGFAVKFYTAEGNYDIVGNNTPVFFIRDPIKFPDFIHSQKRRADNHLRDHDIQWDFWTLRPESAHQVTWLMGDRGIPSSWREMNGYSSHTYLWENAGGEKFWVKYHFKTDQGIGYLSQSDADRLAGENADHHIADLYRNIKQGNHPSWTLHVQVMPYEDAADYRFNPFDLTKVWPHGDYPLIKVGRYVLDRNPSNYFAEIEQAAFEPSNLVPGIGPSPDKMLQGRLFAYPDAHRYRIGANYTQLPVNAPTAPVNSYSRDGAMRYNNPGDPVYAPNSFGGPHADAAVAAETTSTYGVEDEVIRSAYRLHAEDDDFGQAGSLVRDVLDDEQRERLAGNIIGHASNDVSQPVLERVFEYWRNVDKDLGDKVAEAFAK, encoded by the coding sequence GTGAACAAGCCCACCACCAACAACGTCGGCATCCCGATCGCCAGCGACAACGACTCGCTGACCATCGGCGCCAACGGCCCGATCCTGCTGCAGGACCACTACCTGATCGAGAAGAACGCGCAGTTCAACCGCGAGCGCGTGCCCGAGCGCGTGGTGCACGCCAAGGGCGGGGGCGCGTTCGGCTTCCTCGAAGTGACCGAAGACGTCAGCCAGTACACCAAGGCCGCGCTGTTCCAGCCCGGCGTGCGCACCGAGAGCCTGATCCGGTTCTCGACGGTGGCCGGGGAGAGCGGCTCGCCCGACACCTGGCGCGACCCGCGCGGATTCGCGGTGAAGTTCTATACCGCCGAGGGCAACTACGACATCGTCGGCAACAACACCCCGGTGTTCTTCATCCGCGACCCGATCAAGTTCCCGGACTTCATCCACTCGCAGAAGCGCCGCGCCGACAACCACCTGCGCGACCACGACATCCAGTGGGACTTCTGGACGCTGCGCCCCGAGTCGGCGCACCAGGTCACCTGGCTGATGGGCGACCGCGGCATCCCGTCCAGCTGGCGCGAGATGAACGGCTATTCCTCGCACACCTATCTGTGGGAGAACGCCGGCGGCGAGAAGTTCTGGGTGAAGTACCACTTCAAGACCGACCAGGGCATCGGCTACCTCAGCCAGTCCGACGCCGACCGCCTCGCCGGCGAGAACGCCGACCACCACATCGCCGACCTGTACCGGAACATCAAGCAGGGCAACCATCCCAGCTGGACCCTGCACGTCCAGGTCATGCCCTACGAGGACGCCGCGGACTACCGCTTCAACCCGTTCGACCTGACCAAGGTGTGGCCGCACGGCGACTACCCGCTGATCAAGGTCGGCCGCTACGTGCTGGACCGCAACCCGTCGAACTACTTCGCCGAGATCGAGCAGGCCGCGTTCGAGCCGTCGAACCTGGTGCCGGGCATCGGCCCGTCGCCGGACAAGATGCTGCAGGGCCGCCTGTTCGCGTACCCGGACGCGCACCGCTACCGCATCGGCGCGAACTACACGCAGCTGCCGGTCAACGCGCCGACGGCCCCGGTGAACAGCTACTCGCGCGACGGTGCGATGCGCTACAACAACCCGGGCGACCCGGTGTACGCGCCCAATTCGTTCGGCGGCCCGCACGCCGACGCGGCGGTCGCGGCCGAGACCACGTCGACCTACGGCGTCGAGGACGAGGTCATCCGCTCCGCGTACCGGCTCCACGCCGAGGACGACGACTTCGGCCAGGCGGGCTCCCTGGTCCGCGACGTGCTGGACGACGAGCAGCGCGAGCGGCTCGCCGGAAATATCATCGGCCACGCTTCGAACGACGTTTCCCAGCCGGTGCTGGAGCGTGTCTTCGAATACTGGCGCAACGTCGACAAGGACCTCGGCGACAAGGTGGCGGAAGCCTTCGCGAAGTAA
- a CDS encoding Fur family transcriptional regulator, whose product MPHQENPVRQQLRSAGLRVTGPRVAVLEWLAQHPHTTADEVAVGVRGVLGSVSTQAVYDVLAACAGAELVRRIEPAGHPARFETRTGDNHHHLVCRACGRTEDVDCVHGSAPCLEPSATAGFVIDEAEVVFWGLCPDCSTHHHEEVPA is encoded by the coding sequence ATGCCACATCAGGAAAACCCCGTCCGACAGCAGCTCCGCTCGGCCGGCCTGCGGGTCACTGGGCCGCGGGTCGCCGTGCTCGAATGGCTCGCCCAGCACCCCCACACCACGGCCGACGAGGTCGCGGTGGGAGTGCGCGGCGTGCTGGGCTCGGTCTCCACGCAGGCCGTTTACGACGTGCTCGCCGCCTGTGCCGGGGCGGAACTGGTGCGGCGCATCGAGCCCGCCGGGCACCCGGCGCGGTTCGAGACGCGGACCGGGGACAACCACCACCACCTCGTCTGCCGCGCGTGTGGCCGCACCGAGGACGTCGACTGCGTCCACGGCTCGGCCCCGTGCTTGGAGCCCTCGGCCACGGCGGGCTTCGTGATCGACGAGGCGGAGGTCGTCTTCTGGGGCCTGTGCCCTGACTGCTCCACCCACCACCACGAGGAGGTACCGGCGTGA
- a CDS encoding acyl-CoA-like ligand-binding transcription factor produces the protein MTSSEPMGLRERKKARTRAAIQRHAVRLFLEQGYAATTVEQIAAAADISPSTFFRYFPTKEETVLYDSVDQLLIEAGRRQPKDLSLLGAVRAALHEVHGNLSPEAWAGERRRQALVFSEPELRAKAMEGHLRSTYLMADWVAARTGRSASDFEVHTWAGAVVGVILSTAQLAATDLDADYVGLLDRAFTHLENGLPL, from the coding sequence ATGACGTCGTCTGAACCCATGGGCCTGCGTGAGCGCAAGAAGGCCCGCACGCGCGCCGCGATCCAGCGGCACGCGGTCCGGCTGTTCCTGGAGCAGGGGTACGCGGCGACCACGGTCGAGCAGATCGCGGCGGCCGCGGACATCTCGCCGAGCACGTTCTTCCGCTACTTCCCGACCAAGGAGGAGACGGTCCTCTACGACTCGGTCGACCAGTTGCTGATCGAGGCGGGCCGTCGGCAGCCGAAGGACCTCTCGCTGTTGGGCGCCGTCCGCGCGGCCCTGCACGAAGTGCACGGCAACCTGTCCCCGGAGGCGTGGGCCGGGGAACGCCGGCGCCAGGCGCTCGTGTTCAGCGAGCCCGAGCTGCGCGCCAAGGCGATGGAGGGGCACCTGAGAAGCACGTACCTGATGGCCGACTGGGTCGCCGCGCGCACCGGCCGGTCCGCGTCGGACTTCGAGGTGCACACCTGGGCGGGCGCCGTCGTCGGCGTGATCCTCTCGACCGCCCAGCTGGCGGCCACGGACCTCGACGCCGATTACGTCGGGCTGCTGGACCGGGCGTTCACGCACCTGGAAAACGGCCTGCCCCTCTGA
- a CDS encoding MFS transporter, whose product MFFARLPMTMTGVTLTLYVVSNLGHGYGAAGIVGAASTLGMALGAPLLGRAIDRYGLRPVVAVCGMTSTAFWIAVPHLSYAVLVVCALPAGFLSVPAGSLARQILAALVPADHRRAAYSLDTILVEASFMIGPAAGIAAITSLSATVTLSGIGAIFGATALLIFLLNPPIRNSGELAPVGSVRPPLRSWLSGRLLATLLIAAGTLFCLVGTEVATLAALRANGDVGWTGLVIVVMCAASMAGGIVHGAVKRSLPQGVLMLLLVVLVLPVGLADQPWWLLMLLLIPTNLLCAPTLAATTETVSAIAPPAVRGEAMGLQDASTRLGLALGSPVVGFAIDHSSPAWGFFAAGAGGLVLAAFGLLWTSRRRPAATPALAAAVRARR is encoded by the coding sequence ATGTTCTTCGCCCGCCTGCCGATGACGATGACGGGCGTGACGCTGACGTTGTACGTGGTCAGCAACCTCGGGCACGGCTACGGCGCGGCCGGGATCGTCGGCGCGGCCTCCACCCTGGGCATGGCGCTCGGCGCGCCGCTGCTCGGGCGGGCCATCGACCGGTACGGCCTGCGCCCGGTGGTCGCGGTGTGCGGGATGACGTCCACCGCGTTCTGGATCGCGGTGCCGCACCTGTCGTACGCGGTGCTGGTCGTCTGCGCGCTGCCGGCGGGGTTCCTGTCCGTGCCCGCGGGCTCGCTGGCCCGGCAGATCCTCGCGGCGCTGGTGCCCGCGGACCACCGGCGCGCGGCCTACTCGCTGGACACGATCCTGGTCGAGGCGTCGTTCATGATCGGCCCGGCGGCGGGCATCGCCGCGATCACCTCGCTGTCCGCGACGGTGACGCTGAGCGGAATCGGCGCGATCTTCGGCGCCACGGCGCTGCTGATCTTCCTGCTGAACCCGCCGATCCGGAACTCCGGCGAGCTCGCCCCCGTCGGCTCCGTCCGGCCGCCGCTGCGTTCGTGGCTGTCCGGCCGCCTGCTCGCGACGCTGCTGATCGCCGCGGGCACGCTGTTCTGCCTGGTCGGCACCGAGGTCGCGACGCTGGCGGCACTGCGCGCGAACGGCGACGTCGGCTGGACCGGGCTGGTCATCGTGGTGATGTGCGCGGCTTCGATGGCCGGCGGCATCGTGCACGGCGCCGTGAAACGCTCGCTGCCCCAAGGCGTGCTGATGCTGCTGCTCGTCGTGCTGGTGCTGCCGGTCGGCCTCGCGGACCAGCCGTGGTGGCTGCTGATGCTCCTGCTGATCCCGACGAACCTGCTGTGCGCCCCGACGCTCGCCGCCACCACGGAAACCGTGAGCGCCATCGCGCCCCCGGCCGTCCGGGGCGAGGCGATGGGCCTGCAGGACGCGTCCACCCGGCTCGGCCTCGCGCTCGGCAGCCCGGTGGTCGGCTTCGCGATCGACCACTCGAGCCCCGCGTGGGGCTTCTTCGCGGCGGGCGCGGGCGGGTTGGTGCTGGCGGCGTTCGGGCTGCTGTGGACGAGCCGTCGTCGCCCGGCCGCCACCCCGGCGCTGGCCGCGGCCGTCCGCGCGCGGCGCTGA
- a CDS encoding RtcB family protein has product MYTAVEGARVPIRMWADPASVEEQAMRQLRNVANLPWVHGVAVMPDVHYGKGATVGSVIAMRDAVSPAAVGVDIGCGMSAVRTSLTAADLPDDLGRLRRRIESAVPVGFGLHKTPVNPAKVHGVGGWDAFWKSFGDLHQGVQELGDRAARQIGSLGGGNHFIEVCLEQGGDDEGRVWLMLHSGSRNIGKELAERHMAVARKLPHNNDLPDPDLSVFVAGTPEMQAYRRDLFWAQDYAARNRATMVALVKLAVAEVVPGTKFDDSISCHHNYVAEETYDGVDLLVTRKGAIRAGAGDLGIIPGSMGTGSYIVRGLGNTSSFESASHGAGRRMSRTKAKKTFTADDLAAQTEGVECRKDSGVVDEIPAAYKDIETVIKAQTDLVEVVAHLKQVVCVKG; this is encoded by the coding sequence ATGTACACGGCGGTCGAAGGCGCACGCGTGCCGATCCGGATGTGGGCGGACCCCGCGTCGGTCGAAGAGCAGGCGATGCGACAGCTGCGTAACGTCGCCAACTTGCCGTGGGTGCACGGCGTCGCGGTCATGCCCGACGTCCACTACGGCAAGGGCGCGACCGTGGGCAGCGTGATCGCCATGCGTGACGCGGTTTCGCCGGCCGCGGTCGGCGTTGACATCGGGTGCGGGATGAGCGCGGTCCGGACGTCGCTCACGGCGGCGGACCTGCCGGACGACCTCGGCCGGCTGCGGCGTCGCATCGAGTCGGCCGTGCCCGTCGGGTTCGGGCTGCACAAGACGCCCGTGAACCCGGCCAAGGTGCACGGCGTCGGCGGCTGGGACGCGTTCTGGAAGTCGTTCGGCGACCTCCACCAGGGCGTCCAGGAGCTGGGCGACCGCGCGGCCCGCCAGATCGGCAGCCTCGGCGGCGGCAACCACTTCATCGAGGTCTGCCTCGAACAGGGCGGCGACGACGAGGGCCGCGTCTGGCTGATGCTGCACTCCGGTTCGCGGAACATCGGCAAGGAGCTGGCGGAGCGGCACATGGCCGTCGCGCGGAAGCTGCCGCACAACAACGACCTGCCGGACCCCGACCTGTCGGTGTTCGTCGCCGGCACGCCGGAGATGCAGGCCTACCGGCGCGACCTGTTCTGGGCGCAGGACTACGCGGCGCGCAACCGCGCCACGATGGTCGCGCTGGTCAAGCTGGCCGTCGCCGAGGTGGTCCCCGGGACCAAGTTCGACGACTCCATCAGCTGCCACCACAACTACGTCGCCGAGGAGACCTACGACGGTGTCGACCTGCTCGTCACCCGCAAGGGCGCGATCCGCGCGGGGGCCGGCGACCTCGGGATCATCCCGGGCAGCATGGGCACGGGCTCGTACATCGTGCGCGGGCTGGGCAACACGTCGTCGTTCGAGTCGGCTTCGCACGGGGCGGGGCGCCGGATGTCGCGTACCAAGGCGAAGAAGACGTTCACCGCGGACGACCTCGCGGCGCAGACGGAAGGCGTCGAATGCCGCAAGGACTCGGGCGTCGTCGACGAGATTCCGGCGGCGTACAAGGACATCGAGACGGTGATCAAGGCGCAGACGGACCTCGTCGAGGTGGTCGCGCACCTCAAGCAGGTGGTCTGCGTCAAGGGTTAG
- a CDS encoding aspartate-semialdehyde dehydrogenase, producing MAGGLRVGVVGATGQVGAVMRKLLAERDFPVEELRYFASSRSAGTKLPWRDTEIVVEDAATADPSGLDIALFSAGGATSKEQSPRFAAAGVTVIDNSSAFRRDPDVPLVVSEVNPEAIKLAGRGIIANPNCTTMAAMPVLKPLHDEAGLLRLIASTYQAVSGSGLAGVDELAAQVNAVATRAASLTHNGSAVEFPAPAKYVAPIAFNVLPLAGSIVDDGSFETDEEQKLRNESRKILGLPDLLVSGTCVRVPVFTGHALSVNVEFERPLSVARATELLSHAPGVQLSDVPTPLQAAGADPSFVGRIRTDPGVPDGRGLALFLTADNLRKGAALNAVQIAELIAGDR from the coding sequence ATGGCCGGCGGGCTTCGCGTCGGGGTGGTCGGGGCGACCGGCCAGGTCGGCGCCGTGATGAGGAAACTGCTGGCGGAGCGGGACTTCCCGGTCGAGGAGCTGCGCTACTTCGCGTCGTCGCGCTCGGCGGGCACCAAGTTGCCCTGGCGGGACACCGAGATCGTGGTCGAGGACGCGGCCACGGCGGATCCGTCCGGTTTGGACATCGCGCTGTTCTCCGCGGGCGGCGCGACGTCGAAGGAGCAGTCCCCCCGGTTCGCCGCCGCGGGCGTGACGGTGATCGACAACTCGTCGGCGTTCCGGCGTGACCCGGACGTGCCGCTGGTCGTCAGCGAGGTGAACCCGGAGGCAATTAAACTCGCTGGGCGGGGGATCATCGCGAACCCCAACTGCACCACGATGGCCGCGATGCCGGTGCTCAAGCCGCTGCACGACGAGGCGGGCCTGCTCCGGCTGATCGCGAGCACGTACCAGGCGGTGTCCGGCAGCGGCCTGGCCGGCGTCGACGAGCTGGCGGCGCAGGTGAACGCCGTCGCGACGCGCGCGGCCTCGTTGACCCACAACGGTTCCGCGGTGGAGTTCCCCGCGCCCGCCAAGTACGTCGCCCCGATCGCGTTCAACGTCCTGCCGCTGGCTGGATCCATTGTGGACGATGGATCGTTCGAGACGGACGAAGAGCAGAAGCTGCGCAACGAAAGCCGCAAGATCCTCGGCCTGCCGGACCTGCTGGTGTCCGGCACCTGCGTGCGCGTCCCGGTGTTCACCGGCCACGCGCTGTCGGTGAACGTGGAATTCGAGCGCCCCCTTTCGGTCGCCCGCGCGACCGAGCTGCTTTCGCACGCCCCGGGCGTCCAGCTCTCGGACGTCCCGACCCCACTGCAGGCCGCGGGCGCCGACCCCAGCTTCGTCGGCCGCATCCGCACCGACCCGGGCGTCCCCGACGGCCGTGGCCTGGCCCTGTTCCTCACCGCGGACAACCTGCGCAAGGGCGCGGCGCTGAACGCGGTCCAGATCGCGGAGCTGATCGCCGGGGACCGCTGA
- a CDS encoding aspartate kinase has protein sequence MALVVQKYGGSSLESADRIKRVAERIVATKKAGNDVVVVCSAMGDTTDELLDLAQQVNPAPPEREMDMLLTAGERISNSLVAMAIAAQGAEAWSFTGSQAGVVTTSVHGNARIIDVTPSRVTEALEQGYVALVAGFQGVAQDTKDITTLGRGGSDTTAVALAAALNADVCEIYSDVDGVYTADPRIVPDAKKLDTIPYEEMLELAASGSKILHLRSVEYARRYGVPIRVRSSYSDKPGTTVAGSIEEIPVEQALITGVAHDRSEAKITVTGVPDTAGAAARIFRVIADAEIDIDMVLQNVSSTVSGRTDITFTLSKANGAKAVKELEKVKAEIGFESVLYDDHVGKVSLVGAGMRSHPGVTATFCEALASSGVNIEIINTSEIRISVLIRDAQLDEAVRAIHEAFELGGDEEAVVYAGSGR, from the coding sequence GTGGCCCTCGTGGTCCAGAAGTACGGCGGATCGTCGCTGGAAAGTGCCGACCGGATCAAGCGCGTCGCGGAGCGCATCGTCGCCACCAAAAAGGCGGGCAACGATGTCGTCGTGGTGTGCTCGGCGATGGGCGACACCACCGACGAGCTGCTTGACCTGGCGCAGCAGGTGAACCCGGCGCCGCCGGAGCGGGAGATGGACATGCTGCTCACCGCCGGTGAGCGCATCTCGAACTCGCTGGTCGCCATGGCCATCGCGGCCCAGGGGGCTGAGGCGTGGTCGTTCACCGGCTCGCAGGCCGGTGTCGTCACCACGTCGGTGCACGGCAACGCGCGCATCATCGACGTCACGCCGAGCCGCGTCACGGAGGCCCTCGAACAGGGTTACGTCGCGCTGGTGGCCGGTTTCCAGGGCGTGGCCCAGGACACCAAGGACATCACCACGCTCGGCCGCGGCGGCTCGGACACCACGGCCGTCGCGCTCGCCGCGGCGCTGAACGCCGACGTCTGCGAGATCTATTCCGATGTGGACGGTGTGTACACCGCCGACCCGCGGATCGTGCCGGACGCGAAGAAGCTCGACACCATCCCGTACGAGGAGATGCTGGAGCTGGCCGCGAGCGGGTCGAAGATCCTGCACCTGCGCTCGGTCGAATACGCGCGCCGCTACGGCGTGCCGATCCGAGTCCGCTCTTCCTACAGTGACAAGCCGGGCACCACCGTGGCCGGTTCAATCGAGGAGATCCCCGTGGAACAAGCGCTGATCACCGGTGTGGCACACGACCGCTCCGAGGCCAAGATCACGGTCACCGGCGTGCCGGACACCGCCGGCGCGGCGGCCCGGATCTTCCGCGTGATCGCCGACGCCGAGATCGACATCGACATGGTGCTGCAGAACGTGTCCAGCACCGTCTCCGGCCGGACCGACATCACCTTCACGCTGTCGAAGGCCAACGGCGCCAAGGCGGTCAAGGAGCTGGAGAAGGTCAAGGCGGAGATCGGCTTCGAGTCGGTGCTCTACGACGACCACGTCGGCAAGGTCTCGCTCGTCGGCGCGGGCATGCGCTCGCATCCCGGCGTCACGGCGACGTTCTGCGAGGCGCTGGCCTCCTCCGGCGTGAACATCGAGATCATCAACACCTCGGAGATCCGGATCTCGGTGCTGATCCGCGACGCGCAGCTGGACGAGGCCGTGCGCGCGATCCACGAGGCGTTCGAGCTCGGCGGCGACGAGGAAGCCGTCGTCTACGCGGGGAGTGGTCGCTGA
- a CDS encoding nitroreductase family protein — MRKTAETSVPLTPAIAERWSPRAFDAAAELTGPQLTALLEAARWAPSFGNTQPARYLAGRRGDRAFTLILDALNSGNQAWAFRASALLIGVMVTTNEKGEIPYAEYGLGLASENLVLQAVELGLVAHQMAGFSAETVRSSFGLPDGVVPRIAIAVGSLADASVLEDERRVERERAQRQRLPLDEFAFGDSWGSPVIP, encoded by the coding sequence GTGCGCAAAACCGCCGAGACGAGTGTCCCCCTCACGCCGGCCATCGCCGAGCGCTGGAGCCCCCGAGCCTTCGACGCCGCGGCCGAGCTGACCGGGCCGCAGCTGACCGCCCTGCTGGAGGCCGCCCGCTGGGCGCCGTCCTTCGGCAACACCCAGCCGGCCCGCTATCTGGCCGGTCGCCGTGGCGACCGCGCGTTCACCCTGATCCTCGACGCGCTGAACTCGGGGAACCAGGCGTGGGCGTTCCGCGCGAGCGCGCTGCTGATCGGCGTGATGGTGACCACGAACGAGAAGGGCGAGATCCCGTACGCCGAGTACGGCCTCGGCCTGGCGAGCGAGAACCTGGTGCTGCAGGCCGTGGAGCTGGGCCTGGTCGCGCACCAGATGGCGGGCTTCTCCGCCGAGACGGTGCGCTCGTCGTTCGGGCTGCCCGACGGCGTCGTGCCGCGGATCGCCATCGCCGTCGGCTCCCTCGCCGACGCGTCGGTGCTGGAGGACGAGCGACGGGTCGAGCGCGAGCGGGCCCAGCGGCAGCGGCTGCCGCTCGACGAGTTCGCCTTCGGCGACAGCTGGGGCAGCCCCGTCATCCCGTGA
- a CDS encoding ANTAR domain-containing protein: protein MRDRSDRGRDLAVVLGLVETERLRAERAAGVASRHEGLAATASAGMRAFHLRMAEVHRGSERAHRAAVVMHACYADRTVGRGAAPTFIEAIAEACGAQSTAVTLFGARAGDSMAATSDPLAEAAQDLEYVYGEGPAITALTGPGELSLSGGELSRYWPQFGAAVQEIGVVSVVSARLGAATSPLGAITVYQPQSEEGALAVGSLSAVAEALTNTALLSIVETEDGLPAHPLFDDVGLRLVVHQAAGVVMTTGNCGASDALALIRAHAFAAGRSVLDVALAIVDRTLVLP from the coding sequence ATGAGGGACCGCTCCGACCGTGGGCGCGACTTGGCGGTCGTCCTGGGTCTCGTCGAAACCGAGCGGCTGCGGGCCGAGCGCGCAGCCGGCGTCGCCTCGCGGCACGAGGGCCTGGCCGCCACCGCCAGTGCCGGGATGCGCGCGTTCCACCTCCGGATGGCGGAGGTTCACCGCGGCAGCGAGCGCGCACACCGAGCCGCCGTGGTGATGCACGCCTGCTATGCCGACCGGACCGTCGGCCGGGGAGCTGCTCCGACCTTCATCGAGGCGATCGCCGAAGCCTGTGGTGCGCAGAGCACCGCCGTGACCCTGTTCGGCGCCCGCGCGGGCGACTCGATGGCGGCGACCTCCGACCCGCTCGCCGAGGCCGCCCAGGATCTCGAGTACGTCTACGGCGAGGGGCCCGCCATCACCGCGTTGACCGGGCCCGGCGAGCTGAGCCTGAGCGGCGGCGAACTGAGCCGTTACTGGCCCCAGTTCGGGGCGGCGGTCCAGGAAATCGGCGTGGTCTCGGTGGTCTCGGCACGGCTCGGCGCGGCCACCTCGCCACTGGGCGCGATCACCGTCTACCAGCCCCAGTCCGAAGAAGGTGCGCTGGCGGTGGGATCGCTGAGCGCGGTCGCCGAAGCGCTCACGAACACCGCGCTGCTGTCGATCGTCGAGACCGAGGACGGGCTGCCCGCCCACCCGCTGTTCGACGACGTCGGCCTCCGGCTGGTGGTGCACCAGGCCGCCGGGGTGGTCATGACCACCGGGAACTGCGGTGCGTCGGACGCGCTGGCGCTGATCCGCGCGCACGCGTTCGCGGCGGGCCGGAGCGTGCTGGACGTGGCGCTGGCGATCGTGGACCGGACTCTCGTCCTGCCCTGA